From Thalassotalea euphylliae, the proteins below share one genomic window:
- a CDS encoding YHS domain-containing (seleno)protein produces MKKFNLKTMTASLLLAASSMSFAADIDMNADANDLAIKGYDPVAYFTMGKPVNGDINYTATYKGAIYRFSSESNRDMFRADPAKFAPQYGGYCAYGVTRDKKFDTDPTAWRIIDNKLYLNLNKSVQKAWLENTQAFINQSDESWLVIKDKTVDEL; encoded by the coding sequence ATGAAAAAATTTAACTTAAAGACAATGACTGCCAGTTTATTACTTGCCGCTTCTAGCATGAGCTTCGCTGCTGATATCGACATGAATGCTGATGCCAACGACCTGGCTATTAAAGGCTACGACCCGGTTGCCTACTTCACCATGGGTAAGCCCGTAAACGGTGACATCAACTACACAGCAACATACAAAGGCGCTATTTACCGCTTTAGCAGCGAATCAAACCGCGACATGTTCCGCGCTGACCCTGCTAAGTTTGCACCACAATACGGTGGCTACTGTGCCTACGGTGTAACGCGCGACAAGAAATTCGATACTGACCCAACAGCGTGGCGCATTATCGATAACAAGCTTTACCTCAACCTTAACAAAAGCGTACAAAAAGCTTGGTTAGAAAACACCCAAGCCTTTATTAATCAGTCTGACGAAAGCTGGTTAGTGATCAAAGACAAAACAGTAGACGAATTATAG
- a CDS encoding AraC family transcriptional regulator → MDQLSQIIQDFSIQAGVFYTGQLCGLSTFGEESQVEGHIHILHQGTLLLSENNGAKQVLDEPSIVFFPRPRQHRLTATESDNAEVICATVQYGIGQQSPLTQALPDVIILPLRQATALNDSFAWMVNEALSDNLGKQTILNRLMEVFIVCLLRHLITEQKIEQGLLAGLSHPFLSKVISAIHSQPAHPWGLDEMAEVALMSRSKFSPLFKQVLGETPNDYLTRWRVSLAQKHLLTGKSVDHCAQLVGYESPSSLSRAFNKTCQLSPKAWLKKTLEEASESSV, encoded by the coding sequence ATGGATCAGTTATCACAAATAATTCAAGACTTTAGTATTCAGGCCGGTGTGTTTTATACCGGACAACTGTGCGGGTTATCGACGTTTGGTGAAGAAAGCCAAGTGGAAGGGCATATTCATATTTTGCATCAAGGTACTTTGTTACTTAGCGAAAATAATGGTGCTAAGCAAGTGCTTGATGAACCCAGTATTGTCTTTTTCCCTAGACCGAGACAGCATCGCTTAACCGCAACTGAGTCTGACAATGCGGAGGTGATCTGTGCAACGGTACAGTATGGAATTGGCCAGCAAAGCCCGTTAACGCAAGCTTTGCCTGACGTGATCATTTTGCCGCTGAGGCAAGCAACGGCGTTAAACGACAGCTTTGCTTGGATGGTGAATGAAGCTCTATCAGACAATCTGGGTAAACAAACGATTCTTAATCGCTTAATGGAAGTCTTTATTGTGTGCTTGCTAAGGCATTTAATTACTGAGCAAAAAATTGAGCAAGGCTTGTTAGCCGGTTTATCTCACCCGTTTTTAAGTAAGGTGATCAGTGCAATTCACAGTCAACCTGCGCACCCGTGGGGGCTCGATGAAATGGCAGAGGTCGCGTTGATGTCGCGCTCTAAGTTTTCACCGCTGTTTAAACAAGTACTGGGGGAAACCCCCAACGATTATTTAACGCGTTGGCGTGTATCGCTAGCACAAAAACACTTATTGACGGGTAAGAGCGTCGATCATTGCGCGCAATTGGTTGGCTACGAAAGCCCGTCAAGCTTGTCACGCGCGTTTAACAAAACGTGTCAGTTATCTCCCAAGGCTTGGTTGAAAAAAACGCTGGAAGAGGCATCAGAGTCGAGCGTCTAG
- a CDS encoding DUF2306 domain-containing protein, which produces MLRHFAWPVMTVLAFGVAVYALLNLSIPTFRSQFIANLFDTSPEAISLHLAGGIGAMIFGALQLNRQLRVKYIGVHRWLGRLYVLAVVLGGLSGLVLALNAFGGMASQFGFGLMALCWLGTTLTAYWHILHGDVTAHRDWMIRSYALTLAGVTLRVYLGLSTLVGIKFSDFYPVLSWICWVPNLLLVEWFVLTQLYKTSKG; this is translated from the coding sequence ATGCTTCGGCATTTTGCATGGCCTGTAATGACAGTGTTGGCTTTTGGCGTCGCAGTGTATGCGCTATTAAACCTATCAATTCCAACGTTTAGAAGCCAGTTTATTGCAAACTTGTTTGATACATCTCCAGAAGCCATTTCACTCCATTTAGCTGGTGGCATTGGTGCCATGATTTTTGGTGCCTTACAATTAAATCGTCAGCTAAGAGTTAAATATATTGGAGTCCACCGCTGGTTAGGTCGTTTGTATGTTTTAGCTGTAGTACTTGGAGGTCTTTCCGGCTTGGTTCTCGCATTAAATGCCTTTGGTGGAATGGCTAGCCAGTTTGGCTTTGGCTTAATGGCGCTTTGCTGGCTGGGTACTACTTTGACAGCATATTGGCATATTCTTCACGGCGATGTAACTGCTCATCGTGATTGGATGATTAGAAGTTATGCGTTAACCCTAGCGGGTGTTACGCTGAGGGTGTATCTTGGTTTAAGCACGCTTGTTGGTATTAAATTTTCCGATTTTTATCCTGTTTTATCATGGATTTGCTGGGTACCTAATCTGCTACTGGTGGAATGGTTTGTTTTGACTCAGCTATATAAAACCTCAAAAGGTTAA
- the ahpF gene encoding alkyl hydroperoxide reductase subunit F, with product MLNSDLKTQLKTYLANIKKQVTLSLALDDSAKSQELKQLAEDIASLSTLITIENSTDAAARKPSMTVISETGTKLAFAGIPLGHEFTSLVLALLHSGGHPIKVSEEEIEQIKSLEGEFHFDTYISLSCQNCPDVVQALNIMAAINPQITSTMIDGGLFEQEVKDRNIMAVPSVYLNGESFGQGRMSLTDILKKVDKNADAKQAQKLNEKEAFDVLIVGGGPAGASAAVYAARKGIKTGIVADRFGGQVLETVGIENFISVKKTEGPKLVASLEEHVKDYDVDIMTGAKGVKLSKDELVSIELDNGATLKSKSVIVATGARWRKMNVPGEAEYSGSGVAYCPHCDGPLFKGKKVAVIGGGNSGIEAAIDLAGIVEHVTVLEFDSKLRADEVLQRKAKSMGNITILTQAQTTEVLGDGNKVTGLAYTDRATGDSHELELAGIFVQIGLVPNAEWLDGDIDLTNRGEIIVNERGETSMPGVFAAGDVTTSPYKQIVIAMGNGANASLAAFDYLIRQVEETSDEAAEKVA from the coding sequence ATGTTAAATTCAGACCTAAAAACGCAGTTGAAAACTTATTTGGCGAACATCAAAAAGCAAGTAACTCTTAGCCTTGCCCTTGATGACAGCGCAAAATCACAAGAATTAAAGCAGTTAGCCGAAGATATCGCCTCGTTATCAACGCTAATCACCATTGAAAACAGCACAGACGCCGCAGCACGTAAGCCGTCAATGACGGTTATCTCAGAAACAGGCACTAAATTAGCCTTTGCTGGTATTCCATTAGGCCACGAGTTCACGTCATTAGTGCTCGCACTATTACACTCAGGTGGTCACCCGATCAAAGTATCGGAAGAAGAAATTGAACAAATTAAATCGTTAGAAGGCGAGTTCCACTTTGACACTTACATTTCATTAAGCTGTCAAAACTGCCCAGACGTTGTCCAAGCCTTAAACATTATGGCGGCCATCAACCCGCAAATTACCAGCACTATGATTGACGGTGGCTTGTTCGAGCAAGAAGTAAAAGATCGCAACATTATGGCAGTGCCAAGCGTTTACCTAAACGGTGAAAGCTTCGGCCAAGGCCGTATGTCATTAACTGATATTTTAAAGAAAGTCGATAAAAACGCAGACGCTAAACAAGCACAAAAGCTTAACGAAAAAGAGGCGTTTGACGTATTAATTGTTGGCGGTGGCCCTGCTGGTGCATCAGCCGCTGTTTACGCCGCACGTAAAGGCATTAAAACCGGTATTGTTGCTGACCGCTTCGGTGGCCAAGTATTAGAAACTGTCGGTATCGAAAACTTTATTTCAGTCAAGAAAACCGAAGGCCCTAAACTAGTCGCTAGCCTTGAAGAACATGTAAAAGATTACGATGTTGACATTATGACGGGCGCAAAAGGCGTTAAACTAAGCAAAGATGAGCTAGTCAGCATTGAATTAGACAACGGCGCAACCCTAAAAAGTAAGAGTGTGATTGTTGCCACAGGTGCGCGCTGGAGAAAAATGAACGTGCCGGGTGAAGCGGAATACAGCGGCTCAGGCGTAGCTTACTGCCCACACTGTGATGGCCCACTCTTTAAAGGCAAGAAAGTTGCTGTGATCGGTGGTGGTAACTCAGGTATTGAAGCGGCGATTGACTTAGCCGGTATTGTTGAGCACGTCACGGTACTAGAGTTTGACTCAAAACTACGCGCCGATGAAGTATTACAGCGCAAAGCAAAATCTATGGGTAACATTACGATTTTGACGCAAGCACAGACCACAGAGGTACTAGGCGACGGTAACAAGGTAACTGGCCTTGCCTACACTGACCGCGCAACAGGTGACAGTCACGAACTTGAACTAGCAGGTATCTTCGTGCAAATTGGCTTAGTCCCTAACGCTGAATGGTTAGATGGCGACATTGATTTAACTAATCGCGGTGAAATCATTGTGAACGAACGCGGTGAAACGTCAATGCCAGGTGTATTTGCAGCTGGTGACGTCACCACTTCGCCTTACAAGCAAATCGTTATCGCCATGGGTAATGGCGCCAATGCCAGCTTAGCCGCCTTCGATTACTTGATTCGTCAAGTGGAAGAAACCAGCGACGAAGCGGCAGAGAAAGTCGCCTAA
- a CDS encoding CBS domain-containing protein: MPNVSELMTREVIKINLDERLDKVKEIFDQYKFHHLLVVDNNNALCGVLSDRDLFKALSPNVGLASETARDAATLNKRVHQIAARYPISLPVNASLTDVVKQLHEHQITCMPIVDDNQRPVGIITTKDIVRLLHDKIDTAEANI; the protein is encoded by the coding sequence GTGCCTAATGTTTCTGAATTAATGACCCGCGAGGTGATCAAAATTAACCTTGATGAGCGGCTCGATAAAGTGAAAGAAATTTTTGATCAATATAAGTTCCATCACTTACTTGTGGTTGACAATAATAATGCCCTTTGCGGCGTGCTCTCAGATCGCGACTTGTTTAAAGCACTTAGCCCCAATGTTGGCCTTGCCTCTGAAACGGCAAGAGATGCCGCCACGTTAAATAAGCGTGTCCACCAAATCGCTGCCCGTTACCCTATTTCTTTGCCAGTCAATGCTAGCCTAACTGATGTGGTCAAACAGCTTCACGAACACCAGATCACCTGTATGCCAATTGTGGATGACAACCAGCGCCCCGTGGGTATTATTACCACCAAAGATATTGTGCGCCTACTTCATGATAAAATTGACACCGCAGAAGCGAATATTTAA
- a CDS encoding GNAT family N-acetyltransferase, giving the protein MNKMTIRPATLADIPTLELFEQGVIAAERPVAENLRDGNITYYDLPSLITNDTCQLLVAETAGQLIASGYIKVKPSPDHHKYPNHGYIGFIYVEPEFRGQGISQQVIQALFEWAKQQGIVEVLLDVYNDNSPAIKAYEKLGFNKSLVQMRVEV; this is encoded by the coding sequence ATGAACAAGATGACTATTCGGCCTGCAACGCTAGCTGATATTCCAACGCTTGAGCTTTTCGAACAAGGCGTTATTGCCGCCGAGCGACCTGTGGCAGAAAACTTACGTGATGGCAATATCACCTATTACGACCTACCGTCATTAATCACCAATGATACCTGCCAGCTGCTAGTTGCTGAAACCGCTGGCCAACTTATTGCCAGTGGTTATATCAAAGTCAAACCATCACCTGACCACCATAAATACCCGAATCACGGTTATATTGGTTTTATTTACGTTGAACCTGAATTTCGCGGCCAAGGGATTAGCCAACAAGTGATTCAAGCGTTATTTGAGTGGGCTAAGCAGCAAGGGATTGTTGAAGTCTTGCTGGATGTTTATAACGATAATTCACCTGCGATTAAGGCTTATGAAAAGCTCGGCTTTAATAAAAGCCTAGTGCAGATGCGGGTTGAAGTGTAA
- the ahpC gene encoding alkyl hydroperoxide reductase subunit C yields MTQSLINTKLQPFTSTAFHNGDFVDVTEQDLLGKWSVVMFYPADFTFVCPTELGDMADHYAKLQEMGVEVYSVSTDTHFTHKAWHDASDTINKIKFPMLADPTGKISRNFGVLIEEEGLALRGTFVINPEGEIKVAEIHDLGIGRSAAELVRKIQAAQYVAEHDGEVCPAAWTPGEETLAPSLDLVGKI; encoded by the coding sequence ATGACTCAATCATTAATCAATACAAAATTACAACCATTTACTTCAACTGCTTTCCACAACGGTGATTTCGTTGACGTAACTGAGCAAGACTTACTAGGCAAATGGTCTGTAGTTATGTTCTACCCTGCAGATTTTACTTTCGTTTGTCCTACTGAATTAGGTGACATGGCAGATCACTACGCTAAGCTTCAAGAAATGGGCGTTGAAGTATACTCAGTATCAACTGACACGCACTTCACTCACAAAGCATGGCACGATGCGTCAGACACAATCAACAAGATCAAATTCCCAATGCTTGCTGATCCAACTGGCAAAATCTCTCGCAACTTCGGCGTACTAATCGAAGAAGAAGGTTTAGCATTACGTGGTACTTTCGTTATCAACCCAGAAGGCGAAATCAAAGTTGCTGAAATTCACGACTTAGGTATTGGCCGCTCTGCAGCTGAGCTAGTTCGTAAAATTCAAGCAGCACAATACGTTGCTGAGCACGACGGTGAAGTATGTCCAGCAGCTTGGACACCAGGTGAAGAAACACTAGCTCCTTCTTTAGACCTAGTTGGTAAAATCTAA